One segment of Tamlana crocina DNA contains the following:
- a CDS encoding mannonate dehydratase encodes MKLGFGLYRHMLNDQHYKFAKQCGATHVVVHMVDYFGNADNSKSNANQPIGGNKGWGKAGNGELWSLEELLKIKAEINSHGLEWYAIENFDPSIWHDILLDGPKKEAQIELVKEQIRIVGKAGIPVFGYNFSLAGVSSRVEKPFARGGAVSVGMEGNVDETPIPNGMVWNMVYDDNAPAGTVERVSHAILWERLQYFLDHVIPVAEEAGVKMAAHPDDPPMPYVRNTPRLVYQPDMYQRLIDMKPSNHNNLEFCLGTISEMTEGNVYEATDQYSKQNKIAYIHFRNVVGKVPNYHEVFVDEGDIDMFKILEILKRNNFEGVLIPDHTPQMSCDGPWYAGMAYAMGFMKASLKLIESMHSKV; translated from the coding sequence ATGAAATTAGGATTCGGATTATACCGGCACATGCTGAACGACCAGCATTATAAGTTTGCAAAGCAATGTGGAGCGACACATGTGGTAGTACACATGGTAGATTATTTTGGGAATGCAGATAATAGTAAATCTAACGCCAACCAACCCATAGGGGGGAACAAAGGCTGGGGAAAAGCAGGCAATGGAGAATTATGGTCTTTAGAGGAACTTTTAAAGATTAAAGCAGAAATTAATAGTCATGGACTAGAGTGGTATGCCATTGAGAATTTTGACCCCTCCATATGGCACGATATACTTTTAGACGGTCCTAAAAAGGAGGCACAAATAGAACTGGTAAAGGAACAAATACGAATTGTAGGTAAAGCAGGTATTCCAGTCTTTGGCTATAATTTTTCTTTGGCAGGGGTTTCCAGTAGGGTTGAAAAACCTTTTGCTCGTGGTGGCGCAGTTTCCGTGGGAATGGAAGGTAACGTGGATGAAACACCTATTCCAAACGGCATGGTTTGGAATATGGTCTATGATGATAACGCACCAGCAGGGACTGTAGAAAGAGTGTCGCATGCCATACTTTGGGAGCGCTTACAATACTTTCTAGACCATGTGATACCAGTAGCCGAGGAGGCAGGTGTAAAGATGGCGGCTCACCCAGACGACCCACCAATGCCATATGTTAGAAACACACCACGATTAGTATATCAGCCCGATATGTACCAGCGTTTAATTGATATGAAGCCAAGTAATCACAATAACTTGGAATTCTGTTTAGGCACTATTTCTGAAATGACCGAGGGCAATGTGTATGAAGCCACAGACCAATACAGCAAACAAAACAAGATAGCCTATATTCATTTCAGGAATGTAGTTGGCAAAGTGCCAAATTATCACGAAGTATTTGTTGACGAAGGGGATATCGATATGTTCAAAATATTAGAAATTTTGAAGAGAAATAATTTCGAAGGTGTTTTAATTCCAGACCATACGCCTCAAATGAGTTGCGATGGCCCGTGGTATGCGGGTATGGCTTATGCTATGGGCTTTATGAAAGCTTCTTTGAAGTTAATTGAATCGATGCATTCTAAAGTGTAA
- a CDS encoding glycoside hydrolase family 76 protein — translation MKRRTFVKNTSLLGVSLFSLPPLMALSNCKSSSSSEKVLKNQAVSAFNRFKAVWNFKDFWKRGNTFDACLVFVDALQNQWPDDGGIIEIQKEVEDMLKENLEFFHSYAPGKLWADDFGWWGLMALNARKHLLKIGNIELANAYLKLSTDLCWEYKKKTAYDNSDEGFPVLHGCRNGDANGESKGVKNTVTNVLLFLLSSRIYRCLSEEDIDNRDKYLDMAYKQWLWFDEWFNLKDYEYLKKLNTEGVLVQERPMAFIEGSTYIKKIHPPWAEGWIWSGDQGMLVASLTDMLAITDDLDAYLKRTKINPDFDSGTFKSKINNLIKKLAKGIQNGLIADVDGIIREAPCYSSFGPEHGRDYLAGRGIMVRYLAQDEIKKHLNIDMTDNISKTFEAIWNTRDIATNQFKPEFTTVENDKLYIEQFRQLWGLADDVYQWNLDKMKEKNKFGVCQSIGLDVLGATIRSLK, via the coding sequence ATGAAAAGAAGAACATTTGTTAAAAATACAAGCTTGTTAGGGGTTTCTTTGTTTAGCTTACCTCCATTGATGGCCTTGTCCAATTGTAAGTCTAGTTCTTCATCAGAAAAGGTCTTGAAAAATCAAGCGGTCTCAGCCTTTAATAGGTTTAAGGCGGTATGGAACTTTAAGGATTTCTGGAAACGTGGTAATACTTTCGACGCTTGTTTGGTTTTTGTTGATGCATTGCAAAATCAGTGGCCAGACGATGGAGGAATTATTGAAATTCAAAAGGAGGTGGAGGATATGTTAAAGGAAAATTTAGAGTTTTTCCATAGCTATGCCCCTGGCAAGTTATGGGCCGATGATTTTGGATGGTGGGGACTCATGGCCTTAAATGCTAGAAAACATTTGCTTAAAATTGGAAATATAGAATTAGCGAATGCTTATTTAAAATTATCAACTGATTTATGTTGGGAATACAAGAAAAAAACAGCCTATGATAATTCCGATGAAGGCTTCCCTGTTTTACATGGATGCAGAAATGGAGATGCCAACGGAGAAAGTAAAGGCGTAAAGAATACCGTAACCAATGTGTTGCTCTTTTTGCTTTCGTCTCGTATTTATCGTTGTCTTTCAGAAGAAGATATTGACAATAGAGATAAGTATTTAGATATGGCTTACAAGCAGTGGTTGTGGTTTGATGAGTGGTTTAATTTAAAGGATTACGAGTATCTCAAGAAATTAAACACAGAAGGTGTTTTGGTTCAAGAGCGACCTATGGCTTTTATTGAGGGTTCAACTTATATTAAAAAAATTCATCCACCATGGGCAGAGGGCTGGATATGGTCGGGAGACCAAGGTATGCTGGTGGCTTCTTTAACAGATATGTTGGCTATTACCGATGACTTAGATGCTTATTTAAAAAGAACAAAAATTAATCCCGATTTTGATAGCGGTACCTTCAAATCAAAAATCAATAACTTAATAAAAAAACTAGCTAAAGGCATTCAAAATGGATTAATTGCCGATGTAGATGGTATCATAAGAGAAGCGCCTTGTTATTCCAGTTTCGGACCTGAACACGGTAGAGACTATCTCGCTGGAAGAGGCATTATGGTACGCTATTTGGCGCAAGATGAGATTAAAAAACACTTGAATATTGATATGACGGACAATATTTCAAAGACTTTTGAAGCCATTTGGAATACAAGAGACATTGCAACCAATCAATTTAAACCAGAGTTTACAACCGTTGAGAATGATAAATTATATATTGAACAATTTAGACAACTTTGGGGATTGGCAGATGATGTATATCAATGGAATTTGGATAAGATGAAAGAAAAGAACAAATTCGGTGTGTGTCAATCTATAGGTTTAGATGTTTTAGGGGCAACTATCCGAAGTTTAAAATAA